In the Bacillus shivajii genome, one interval contains:
- a CDS encoding TlpA family protein disulfide reductase: MTAPNFQLQDIKTGEPISLEKYKEKAILLTFWVSWCPDSQRDLPNKEQLYRSMNTDDLVILMVHVSGREGTAEAGEKYYDENNFTFPCAVDDGTKVYDRYQCMSVPTTFLLNSNHEIVARFNDKASFQEMIQAIGNVLNQ, from the coding sequence GTGACGGCACCAAATTTTCAATTACAAGATATTAAAACAGGAGAACCTATATCGTTAGAAAAATATAAAGAAAAAGCAATCTTATTAACCTTTTGGGTTTCGTGGTGCCCTGATAGTCAGCGGGACTTACCGAATAAAGAACAACTTTATCGATCTATGAATACAGATGATTTAGTCATACTGATGGTTCATGTATCAGGGAGAGAAGGTACAGCTGAAGCAGGGGAAAAGTATTATGATGAAAACAACTTTACTTTTCCGTGTGCAGTTGACGATGGTACAAAGGTTTATGACCGATATCAATGTATGAGTGTTCCGACAACATTTTTACTAAATAGTAACCATGAAATCGTTGCAAGGTTTAACGATAAAGCATCATTTCAAGAGATGATCCAGGCAATAGGGAATGTTTTAAACCAGTAA